A window of the Salvelinus fontinalis isolate EN_2023a chromosome 14, ASM2944872v1, whole genome shotgun sequence genome harbors these coding sequences:
- the ccdc181 gene encoding coiled-coil domain-containing protein 181 isoform X2, producing the protein MSLVPTSTRTQEEYEDDFEKDLDWLISEEGTNDGQEPDYEDIEAEIDKELKEEGKEEEKKRGREEDKKSLKEEKWASESEKAEEEERWPSPMEPLEFDSDRDSPHKGGSPVAPPPPVLEDQPEEEKKYILEKIQLANRQLQDQEAPDLTRRRRLHFKETLVDLVVAPLEYEKDSSTPQKTGVVEQVSSTASGKEMLVESEVSGKLSELKITPWEGEGGGQGIKDGGRGGGGEAGQSGPGKEGKVLVEKDGKFDLVSLKEVESRGLMLPPLASFPSDNTRSSSRPSDLSPNKTPTSSPLRPISSTMSIGFEHHRAPRPPAQPRNRPNSASHSQRGSGGRGTKRRVQSANSTPTQQATFTLSPQQKELLNKIQERRERLAREEEQRKREEDEQKRQENELAFRAWLVRKREQLQEEKRIYRAQEMERSNGRREHSDPDEAFKSWLQRKHEQQQRDRQLEEMKRLEEESGFYLHNREECERAFKLWLKRKRAEKRAEQQAARERSRRLVFEERRARRMQDLLCTVNETKPFRFTEHLAYRF; encoded by the exons ATGAGTCTGGTGCCAACGAGCACTAGGACCCAGGAGGAGTATGAGGACGACTTTGAGAAGGACCTGGATTGGCTGATCAGTGAGGAGGGGACGAACGATGGCCAG GAACCTGACTACGAGGACATCGAGGCCGAAATAGACAAGGAGCtgaaggaggaggggaaggaggaagagaagaagcgagggagggaggaggacaagaaaagcctgaaggaggagaagtGGGCGAGCGAGTCAGAGaaggcggaggaggaggagaggtggccCTCGCCTATGGAACCTTTGGAGTTCGACTCCGACCGAGACAGTCCACATAAGGGTGGATCCCCAGTAGCACCGCCCCCTCCGGTGCTGGAAGACCAACCGGAAGAGGAGAAGAAGTACATCCTGGAGAAGATCCAGTTAGCCAATCGGCAGCTGCAGGACCAGGAAGCGCCGGACTTGACTCGGCGCCGACGCCTTCACTTCAAAGAAACGCTGGTGGATTTGGTGGTGGCGCCGCTGGAGTACGAGAAAGACAGCAGCACCCCCCAAAAGACGGGGGTGGTAGAGCAGGTGAGCAGCACGGCCAGCGGCAAGGAAATGTTGGTAGAGAGTGAGGTGTCAGGGAAGCTCTCTGAGCTGAAGATCACCCCATgggaaggggaaggaggagggcagGGGATCAAGGATGGGggtcgtggtggaggtggagaggcTGGCCAGAGTGGACCGGGGAAAGAGGGAAAAGTCCTGGTGGAGAAAGATGGCAAGTTTGACCTTGTTAGCCTGAAGGAGGTAGAGAGCCGCGGCCTGATGCTGCCACCTTTAGCGAGCTTCCCCAGCGACAACACACGCTCGTCCTCCCGTCCAAGTGACCTGAGCCCGAATAAGACCCCCACATCCTCCCCGCTGCGTCCCATCTCTAGCACTATGTCCATAGGGTTCGAGCACCACCGCGCCCCCAGACCTCCGGCCCAGCCCAGGAACCGGCCCAACTCGGCCAGTCACAGCCAGAGGGGCAGCGGGGGGAGGGGCACCAAGCGCAGGGTGCAGTCGGCCAACAGTACCCCTACCCAGCAGGCCACCTTCACTCTCTCGCCCCAACAGAAGGAGCTACTGAACAaaatacaggagaggagagagaggctcgcCAGAGAG gaggagcagaggaagagggaggaggatgagcaGAAGCGTCAGGAGAACGAGCTGGCGTTCCGGGCATGGCTGGTGAGGAAGAGGGAGCAGTtgcaggaggagaagaggatctACAGAGCCCAGGAGATGGAGAGAAGTAATGGCAGG AGGGAGCACAGTGACCCAGACGAGGCCTTTAAGTCGTGGCTGCAGAGGAAACACGAacaacagcagagagacagacagctggaggagatgaagaggctggaggaggagagtggaTTCTACCTGCACAACCGAGAAGAGTGTGAACGAGCCTTCAAACT gtggcTGAAGAGGAAGCGGGCAGAGAAGCGGGCGGAGCAGCAGGCGGCCAGAGAGCGTTCCCGCAGGCTGGTGTTTGAGGAGCGGCGCGCCCGGCGCATGCAGGACCTCCTGTGCACCGTCAACGAGACCAAGCCTTTCCGCTTCACTGAGCACCTGGCGTACCGCTTCTGA
- the LOC129811054 gene encoding oxygen-dependent coproporphyrinogen-III oxidase, mitochondrial-like, with translation MATIVLYSMNRTAQTTARLCFFPYSTRASIVDSRISFFHNTSVRRLTPLPGARWVPKATGARFMSNGTAGNTATGRTRRGALLVAGAVVGFVASASHFQRAEMATMIPKTEETKISEKCKKFMSPPCTDVKVLQQKKEEMCTRMEMLIMETQAEFCRALEEVDGGKFKVDKWERKEGGGGISCVLQDGKVFEKAGVNVSVVFGNLTEEAAKQMRSRGKVLKGKDGILPFCAMGVSSVIHPKNPHIPTVHFNYRYFEIEEEDGTKQWWFGGGTDLTPTYVNKEDGAHFHNSLKEACEKHHPKYYPDFKKWCDRYFYIRHRGETRGIGGIFFDDLDSPSQEEAFSFVRSCAQTVVPCYLPIVYKHLNDPFSPEEKDWQQVRRGRYVEFNLVYDRGVKFGLATPGSRIESILMSLPLTAKWEYMHEPPKGSQEANTLEVLRNPKEWV, from the exons ATGGCGACCATCGTTCTTTATTCCATGAACAGAACGGCGCAAACCACTGCGAGACTATGTTTTTTTCCGTATTCAACGCGAGCTTCCATAGTGGACTCGCGCATATCTTTCTTCCATAACACTTCGGTCCGCAGGTTAACTCCGCTTCCGGGAGCGAGATGGGTTCCCAAAGCTACTGGAGCGCGGTTCATGTCCAACGGGACTGCAGGCAATACGGCAACTGGGCGAACCAGGAGAGGCGCACTGCTGGTTGCTGGAGCAGTGGTGGGTTTTGTGGCCAGCGCTAGTCACTTTCAGCGGGCTGAAATGGCAACCATGATCCCCAAAACCGAGGAAACGAAGATATCGGAGAAATGCAAGAAGTTCATGTCTCCGCCGTGTACCGACGTCAAAGTGCTGCAGCAGAAGAAAGAGGAAATGTGCACGAGGATGGAGATGCTGATCATGGAGACTCAGGCGGAGTTCTGCAGAGCGCTCGAGGAGGTGGACGGCGGAAAGTTCAAAGTGGACAAGTGGGAACGGAAAGAAG GTGGCGGGGGCATCAGCTGTGTGCTGCAGGATGGGAAGGTGTTTGAGAAGGCGGGGGTCAACGTGTCCGTGGTGTTTGGGAACCTGACCGAGGAGGCCGCCAAGCAGATGCGCAGCAGAGGGAAGGTCCTCAAAGGCAAAGATG GCATCCTGCCATTCTGTGCCATGGGCGTGAGCTCAGTCATCCACCCCAAGAACCCCCACATTCCCACAGTGCACTTCAACTACAGATACTTTGAGATAGAAGAAGAAGATG gCACTAAACAGTGGTGGTTTGGTGGCGGTACAGACCTGACTCCTACCTATGTCAATAAGGAGGATGGTGCTCACTTCCACAACAGTCTGAAGGAGGCCTGTGAAAAACATCACCCCAAGTACTACCCCGACTTCAAAAAGTG GTGTGACCGGTACTTCTACATCCGCCATCGTGGCGAGACACGGGGCATCGGTGGCATCTTCTTTGACGACCTGGACTCTCCCAGCCAGGAGGAGGCGTTCAGCTTCGTTAGGAGCTGTGCCCAGACCGTGGTGCCCTGTTACCTGCCCATCGTCTACAAACACCTCAATGACCCCTTCAGCCCAGAGGAGAAGGACTGGCAGCAGGTGCGGAGAGGCAG gtaTGTGGAATTTAACCTGGTGTATGACAGAGGGGTGAAGTTTGGACTGGCCACCCCAGGCTCCAGGATCGAGAGCATCCTCATGTCCCTGCCCCTCACAGCCAA GTGGGAGTACATGCATGAACCTCCTAAAGGTTCCCAGGAGGCCAATACGCTGGAGGTGTTACGAAACCCCAAGGAGTGGGTCTGA
- the ccdc181 gene encoding coiled-coil domain-containing protein 181 isoform X1, translating to MTTGLLNPLVEQGRGTRTGDYLDRCSGRLYHENMSLVPTSTRTQEEYEDDFEKDLDWLISEEGTNDGQEPDYEDIEAEIDKELKEEGKEEEKKRGREEDKKSLKEEKWASESEKAEEEERWPSPMEPLEFDSDRDSPHKGGSPVAPPPPVLEDQPEEEKKYILEKIQLANRQLQDQEAPDLTRRRRLHFKETLVDLVVAPLEYEKDSSTPQKTGVVEQVSSTASGKEMLVESEVSGKLSELKITPWEGEGGGQGIKDGGRGGGGEAGQSGPGKEGKVLVEKDGKFDLVSLKEVESRGLMLPPLASFPSDNTRSSSRPSDLSPNKTPTSSPLRPISSTMSIGFEHHRAPRPPAQPRNRPNSASHSQRGSGGRGTKRRVQSANSTPTQQATFTLSPQQKELLNKIQERRERLAREEEQRKREEDEQKRQENELAFRAWLVRKREQLQEEKRIYRAQEMERSNGRREHSDPDEAFKSWLQRKHEQQQRDRQLEEMKRLEEESGFYLHNREECERAFKLWLKRKRAEKRAEQQAARERSRRLVFEERRARRMQDLLCTVNETKPFRFTEHLAYRF from the exons ATGACAACAGGACTATTAAACCCTTTAgtagagcaggggagagggaCACGCACAGGAGATTATCTGGACAGGTGCTCCGGCCGGCTCTATCACGAAAAT ATGAGTCTGGTGCCAACGAGCACTAGGACCCAGGAGGAGTATGAGGACGACTTTGAGAAGGACCTGGATTGGCTGATCAGTGAGGAGGGGACGAACGATGGCCAG GAACCTGACTACGAGGACATCGAGGCCGAAATAGACAAGGAGCtgaaggaggaggggaaggaggaagagaagaagcgagggagggaggaggacaagaaaagcctgaaggaggagaagtGGGCGAGCGAGTCAGAGaaggcggaggaggaggagaggtggccCTCGCCTATGGAACCTTTGGAGTTCGACTCCGACCGAGACAGTCCACATAAGGGTGGATCCCCAGTAGCACCGCCCCCTCCGGTGCTGGAAGACCAACCGGAAGAGGAGAAGAAGTACATCCTGGAGAAGATCCAGTTAGCCAATCGGCAGCTGCAGGACCAGGAAGCGCCGGACTTGACTCGGCGCCGACGCCTTCACTTCAAAGAAACGCTGGTGGATTTGGTGGTGGCGCCGCTGGAGTACGAGAAAGACAGCAGCACCCCCCAAAAGACGGGGGTGGTAGAGCAGGTGAGCAGCACGGCCAGCGGCAAGGAAATGTTGGTAGAGAGTGAGGTGTCAGGGAAGCTCTCTGAGCTGAAGATCACCCCATgggaaggggaaggaggagggcagGGGATCAAGGATGGGggtcgtggtggaggtggagaggcTGGCCAGAGTGGACCGGGGAAAGAGGGAAAAGTCCTGGTGGAGAAAGATGGCAAGTTTGACCTTGTTAGCCTGAAGGAGGTAGAGAGCCGCGGCCTGATGCTGCCACCTTTAGCGAGCTTCCCCAGCGACAACACACGCTCGTCCTCCCGTCCAAGTGACCTGAGCCCGAATAAGACCCCCACATCCTCCCCGCTGCGTCCCATCTCTAGCACTATGTCCATAGGGTTCGAGCACCACCGCGCCCCCAGACCTCCGGCCCAGCCCAGGAACCGGCCCAACTCGGCCAGTCACAGCCAGAGGGGCAGCGGGGGGAGGGGCACCAAGCGCAGGGTGCAGTCGGCCAACAGTACCCCTACCCAGCAGGCCACCTTCACTCTCTCGCCCCAACAGAAGGAGCTACTGAACAaaatacaggagaggagagagaggctcgcCAGAGAG gaggagcagaggaagagggaggaggatgagcaGAAGCGTCAGGAGAACGAGCTGGCGTTCCGGGCATGGCTGGTGAGGAAGAGGGAGCAGTtgcaggaggagaagaggatctACAGAGCCCAGGAGATGGAGAGAAGTAATGGCAGG AGGGAGCACAGTGACCCAGACGAGGCCTTTAAGTCGTGGCTGCAGAGGAAACACGAacaacagcagagagacagacagctggaggagatgaagaggctggaggaggagagtggaTTCTACCTGCACAACCGAGAAGAGTGTGAACGAGCCTTCAAACT gtggcTGAAGAGGAAGCGGGCAGAGAAGCGGGCGGAGCAGCAGGCGGCCAGAGAGCGTTCCCGCAGGCTGGTGTTTGAGGAGCGGCGCGCCCGGCGCATGCAGGACCTCCTGTGCACCGTCAACGAGACCAAGCCTTTCCGCTTCACTGAGCACCTGGCGTACCGCTTCTGA
- the prrg1 gene encoding transmembrane gamma-carboxyglutamic acid protein 1 — translation MGSVFLPSDLANSVLSRQRRDNSYLLEEIRQGNIQRECREEICTYEEAREAFENDEKTQRFWEEYVRESSPSGGLPSVVGGVHSLYLILPLLLVLLLIAAVAITVWRCHSRKRSERSPALGGSHRDPTLSVVSMDQWGRDFHDHSELSVHSSPAYPGSDVTSARGNRGEPPPSYEEAVGHTDVHIETEPPPQYEDIIGHGK, via the exons ATGGGGAGTG TGTTCCTGCCGTCGGACCTGGCGAACTCAGTGTTGAGCCGGCAGCGCAGGGACAACAGCTACCTGCTAGAGGAGATCCGGCAGGGCAACATCCAGAGAGAGTGCAGGGAGGAGATCTGCACCTACGAGGAGGCCAGGGAGGCCTTTGAGAATGACGAGAAAACT CAACGGTTCTGGGAGGAGTATGTGCGGGAGAGCAGCCCAAGTGGCGGGCTGCCGTCGGTGGTTGGCGGAGTCCACTCCCTCTACCTGATCCTCCCCTTGCTCCTGGTTCTCCTCCTCATCGCAGCAGTGGCCATCACTGTGTGGCGTTGCCACTCCCGTAAGCGTTCGGAGCGCAGCCCCGCCCTGGGGGGCTCCCACCGGGACCCCACCCTATCGGTGGTCTCCATGGACCAGTGGGGACGGGATTTCCACGACCACTCCGAGCTCAGCGTCCACAGCAGCCCTGCCTACCCGGGTTCGGATGTCACGTCTGCGAGGGGAAACAGGGGAGAGCCACCGCCGTCTTATGAGGAGGCGGTTGGCCACACGGATGTGCACATAGAGACAGAGCCGCCGCCTCAGTATGAGGACATCATTGGCCATGGGAAGTGA